In Pseudomonas sp. P5_109, the genomic window GCGTGAAGGCGGGTGAATACACCTGGCAGTTACCGATGGGGCTGAATGTCGAGCGGGTGCGGGTCGAGTTGAGCCAGCCCAACAGCCTGGCGCCGGTGAGCCTGGCCGGTCGGCGCGACAGCAGCCTGCCATGGCAGTCGTTGGGCAGCGGTTTGCTCTATCGCCTGTCCCAGAACGATCAGGACGTGGTGCAAAACGAATTGCCGCTGTCAGGGCAAATCGTCCAGCAATTGAAACTGACCGTGGACGAACGTGGCGGCGGCCTGGGTGATCAGGTACCGACGCTGAAGTTTGCCGTGCGCGCCACGCAACTGGTGTTCCTGGCGCGCGGGCCGGGGCCCTACACGCTGGTCGTGGGAAATGCGACGGCGAAGGCGGCGAACTTGCCGCTGTCGACGCTGATTCCGGATTACAGCCCGGCGAAACTCGCGACTTTGGGGCGAGCCATGGTGGATGTCGGGGCGGTGGCTATTCAACCGTCGAAAGGCGCCACGTCTGCGCCGATCGACACCAACTGGAAGAAATTCGGCTTGTGGGCGGTGTTGTTGCTCTGCGTGGTGTTCCTGGCGGCGATGGCGTTCAGTTTGCTGCGCAAGCCCCCTGCCAAACCCTGAAGAAGGCTCCCACATTGGACCAACTGTGCACACACCATTTGTGCCACGAAGCAGATCCAGTGTGGGAGCGGGCTTGCTCGCGAATACGGTCTGCCGATCACCGAAGATATCGAAATTTGCCATCCATCCGAGCTCCACGCGCGGCCCATTTCCATCTACGCTCAACCCCGCGCATGAACTCTCTTCGGCCGATCACGTCTGATAGGAGGAAATGCGCCCCGACTCGCGTTAAACTGCGCGGGTTTTTAGCCCCCCATTCCACCGGAGCCTTCCATGTCCCGCGTTACCTTGAGTCGCTATTTGATTGAGCAGACCCGCAGCAACAACACTCCTGCCGATCTGCGCTTCCTGATCGAAGTGGTGGCGCGTGCCTGCAAGGAGATCAACCACGCCGTGTCCAAAGGCGCCCTCGGCGGCGTTCTGGGCAGCATGGGCACTGAAAACGTCCAGGGCGAAGTGCAGAAGAAGCTCGACGTGATCTCCAACGAGATCCTGCTTGAAGCCAACGAATGGGGCGGTCACCTGGCCGGCATGGCGTCCGAAGAAATGGACAACGCCTACCAGATCCCGGGCAAATACCCGAAAGGCGCGTACCTGCTGGTATTCGACCCGCTGGACGGTTCGTCGAACATCGACATCAACGCCCCGGTCGGCACCATCTTCTCGGTACTGCGTTGCCCGAACGAGTACCTGAGCCAGAACGAGCCTTTGAATGAAAAGGCCTTCCTGCAGCCAGGCACCCAGCAAGTGGCCGCCGGTTACGCGATCTACGGTCCACAGACCATGCTGATCCTGACCCTGGGCGACGGCGTGAAGGGCTTCACCCTGGACCGTGAAATGGGCAGCTTCGTCCTGACCCACGAAAACATCACCATTCCTGAAGCCACCCAGGAATTCGCCATCAACGCCTCCAACCAGCGTCACTGGGAAGCCCCGGTACAGCGCTACGTCAGCGAATTGCTGGCAGGCGATGAAGGTCCGCTGAAAAAGAACTACAACATGCGCTGGGTTGCCGCGATGGTCGCCGACGTGCACCGCATCCTGACCCGTGGCGGTCTGTTCATGTACCCACGCGACAGCCGCGAGCCGTCCAAACCGGGCAAACTGCGCCTGATGTACGAAGCCAACCCGATGTCGTTCCTGGTGGAACAGGCGGGCGGCGCGTCCACCGACGGTCACCAGCGCATCCTCGACATTCAACCGGAAGGCCTGCACCAGCGTGTTGCGGTGTTCCTCGGTTCGAAAGAAGAAGTTGCCCGCGTCACGGCTTACCACAAGGAATAAACCATGAACGCGCCCTGGCAGCCGTTGCTTGATTGGTGGTTCGGGAGTTCCGAATCAGCGAGCGAAGTGGCGGCGCAGAAGGGCAAGTTGTGGTTCGGCAAGCGCGACAGCCAGGACCTCGAAGCGCGTGAGCGTTTCGGGGACTGGACCGAGCAGGCACTGGCCGGCGGATTGACCGAGTGGATGCAACGTCCCGAAGGTTGGCTGGCATTGGTGCTGCTGCTCGATCAAATCCCGCGAATGATCTTTCGCGACACTCCCAAAGCCTTTGCAGGCGATCTCCGGGCACAGAAGCTGGTAGCCCAAGGCATTGCCGCGGATTTCGACCGGCAGTTGCAGCCGATCCAGCGGGTGTTCATCTACCTGGTGTTCGAGCACAGCGAGGACCTCGCGGTGCAGAACGAAGGCGTCTCGCGTTACATCGAACTGGTGGCGCAGCAGCTGGAGGTTGATCGTGCGCTGTTTGCTGATTACCTGGACTACGCCGAGAGGCATCAGAAGGTAATCGCGCAGTTTGGGCGGTTTCCCCATCGCAATGCGGTGTTGGGGCGGGAGTCTACGGTTGAGGAACTCGAGTTTCTGTCGAAGCCGGGCTCACGGTTCTGATTTTTCGTTGTTGCTGATGCCGCCATCGCTGGCAAGCCAGCTCCTACAGGGATCTTTGTCGCACTGGAGATCTACTGTAGGAGCTGGCTTGCCAGCGATGGGGCCCGCAAGCGCGCCTCAGATCCTGAAACTACCCACCAACTGCTTCAACCGCGCCGCCTGCTGCTCAAGATCAGCACACGCACGCAAGGTCGACTGCAGGTTCTCCACACCTTCCTGATTCAGCGTGTTGATCTCGGTGATGTCGACGTTGATCGACTCGACCACAGCCGTTTGCTCTTCGGTGGCGGTGGCGACCGACTGGTTCATGCCGTCGATTTCACCGATGCGCTGGGTCACGCTGCCCAGGCGTTCGCCCGCCTGGTTGGCGATGCCGACGCTGGTTTCGCTCTGGCGCTGGCTGTCGGTCATGATGCCCACCGCTGCCCGGGCGCCGACTTGCAGCTCTTCGATCATCGTCTGCACTTGCTGCGCCGAATCCTGGGTGCGGTGAGCGAGGTTGCGCACCTCATCGGCGACCACGGCGAAGCCACGTCCGGCTTCACCGGCGCGGGCGGCTTCAATGGCGGCGTTGAGCGCCAGCAAGTTGGTCTGCTGGGAGATGCTGGTAATCACTTCCAGGATCTGCCCGATGTTGACCGTGTTGCTGTTGAGTGTCTCGATGTTGCCGCACGAGTCGCTGATCTTTGCCGACAACTGCTGCATCGCCGCGATGGTTTTATCCACAACCTGTTGGCCATCTTCGGCCAGGCTGCGGGCATCGCTGGAATGTTGCGAGGCGAGGGCGGCGTTTTGGGCGATTTCCTGGGCGGCGGCACCGAGCTGGTTGATCGCCGCGGCCACGCTGCTGGTTCGCGAGGCTTGCTGGTCGGAGTTGAACATCGACGAGTTCGACGCGGCGACTACACGCAACGCCACTTCGTTGACCTGGCCGGTGGCCGAGGACACTTCGATGATCGAGGTGTGAATGCGCTCGACGAAGCGGTTGAACGACAGCCCCAGCGCGCCGAATTCGTCGTGGCCGTGGATGGTCAGGCGTTTGGTCAGGTCACCTTCGCCTTCGGCGATGTCGTGCATGGCGCGACCCATGGTCAGCAGCGGCTGCATCAGCAGGCTGATCAGCATGCCCAGCAGGGCGATGATGATCACCACGGCAATCACCATGGCGATGATCGCCGAGGTACGGAATTCGCTGAGCATCGAGAACGCGGTGTCCTGGTCGAGCACCAGTGCCACGTACCAGTTCGCCGATGGCACGCCGTTGACATGGGTGAAGGAGATGAACTGGCGCTTGCCGTCGATTTCGACTTCTTTCATGCCCGGGCTGACTTTCGGCGTGTCGCTCGGATAGGCCTCGGCCAGGCTCTTGAGCACCAGCTTGCTGTCCGGGTGAATCAGGATCTTGCCGTCGGCGCTGACGATGAACGCATGGCCGTGGCCGCCGAAGTTCAGCGAATTGATGATCGCGCTGACGCTGGACAGGTCGATGTCGGCGCCGGCCACGCCAATCATCTGGCCCTGATGCTGCACCGGGGTGGCCACGGTGATCACCAGTTTGCCGGACGACGCGGCAATGTACGGTTCGGTGACGATGGTCTGTTGTGCGCCATTGGCCGCCTTGTACCAGCCACGGGTGCGTGGGTCGTAGTCCGCTGCACGGTTGCCTGCCGGGACCGAGAACATCACGCCGTCGGCGCCACCGAAGTAACTCAGCTGGAAATTGCCGGTGTAGGCGGGCAGGTCGATGATCCGTTTCAGGCTGGCGGGCGCATTGCCATCGGCGCTGACCTGTTGGGCCAGCGATTGCAGCAATTGCATGCGGCTTTCCAGCCAGGTCTGAATGTTGCTGGTG contains:
- a CDS encoding class 1 fructose-bisphosphatase, with translation MSRVTLSRYLIEQTRSNNTPADLRFLIEVVARACKEINHAVSKGALGGVLGSMGTENVQGEVQKKLDVISNEILLEANEWGGHLAGMASEEMDNAYQIPGKYPKGAYLLVFDPLDGSSNIDINAPVGTIFSVLRCPNEYLSQNEPLNEKAFLQPGTQQVAAGYAIYGPQTMLILTLGDGVKGFTLDREMGSFVLTHENITIPEATQEFAINASNQRHWEAPVQRYVSELLAGDEGPLKKNYNMRWVAAMVADVHRILTRGGLFMYPRDSREPSKPGKLRLMYEANPMSFLVEQAGGASTDGHQRILDIQPEGLHQRVAVFLGSKEEVARVTAYHKE
- a CDS encoding DUF924 family protein; amino-acid sequence: MNAPWQPLLDWWFGSSESASEVAAQKGKLWFGKRDSQDLEARERFGDWTEQALAGGLTEWMQRPEGWLALVLLLDQIPRMIFRDTPKAFAGDLRAQKLVAQGIAADFDRQLQPIQRVFIYLVFEHSEDLAVQNEGVSRYIELVAQQLEVDRALFADYLDYAERHQKVIAQFGRFPHRNAVLGRESTVEELEFLSKPGSRF
- a CDS encoding methyl-accepting chemotaxis protein — translated: MFNSDQQASRTSSVAAAINQLGAAAQEIAQNAALASQHSSDARSLAEDGQQVVDKTIAAMQQLSAKISDSCGNIETLNSNTVNIGQILEVITSISQQTNLLALNAAIEAARAGEAGRGFAVVADEVRNLAHRTQDSAQQVQTMIEELQVGARAAVGIMTDSQRQSETSVGIANQAGERLGSVTQRIGEIDGMNQSVATATEEQTAVVESINVDITEINTLNQEGVENLQSTLRACADLEQQAARLKQLVGSFRI